CAAGCCAAACCGCTAAACCTGTTGTTTCAAAACCTGTTGCTAGCGCCATACCACCTCCGAATAAAAGAATAATTCCCCAAGGGATTTTTATGGCATCTGACCAAATAATTAATGGTTTATTTTTCTTGCTCGATGGCAAAACAAAGAGTACTACTGCTGCCGTAATAGCAATGACAGTATCGTCAATACCTGGAATTAATTTTTGAAGAATAAAAGACCGGGTTATCCAACATAAGGCGGTTAGTATAAAAACTAAAAAAACAATTTTTTCTTCTTTTTTAATGGGTCCTAGTTCTAGTAAAAGTCGTTTTATTTCTTGTTTTCCTCCAGGAAATTCGGTTTGCTTAAAAGTGTAGGCAACTCGCGTTAAGTACAACCAAGCAATACCCAGTAATACAATAGATATAGGCAATCCAAATTTTATCCACTGCGAAAATGTAATTTCTATACCGTAAGTTTTTTGAACAAAGCCGGCAAAAACAAGGTTGGGTGGTGTGCCAATTAGGGTGGCAATACCCCCTATAGATGCGGCATAGGCGATACTTAGCATTAATGTTTTTCCAAAAATAGAATTTTCATTTTCATCGGTGGTAGGGTTGTCTTTGAGCGTTGAAACTATAGACATCCCCATGGGTAACATCATCACAGCGGTTGCTGTGTTTGAAATCCACATCGATAAAAAAGCTGTAGCCACCATAAACCCTAGAATGATCCGATAAATATTAGTTCCTATAAGGTTGATGATATTGAGGGCCATTCTTTTATGCAAGTTCCATTTCTCAATGGCGATGGCTAGAATAAAACCTCCTAAGTATAAAAAAACATATTTATCGCCAAAAGCAGCTGTGGTTTCGCTACTATTTAAAATTCCGGTTGCAGGAAATAGTATAATAGGCAAAAGGGAGGTTACGGCAATGGGAACCGCTTCGGATATCCACCAAATAGCAATCCATAGGGTGATACCTACCATGATAAAAGCATTACTCGACATTCCTACAGGTGGCTGAAGAATCAAAAACACTATAAAAACTAAAGGACCGAGGAGTAAGGAAAGTAACTTTTTGCTCAAATTCATGGGATAGCTAGTTATAAATATAAAATAAAGCTAAAGATAGAAAAGATGACGTACATAATACATTTCTTTTATGGCCATGAACCTATAGACCATTAAGTGTATCATTATCAGGTTTGAAATAGGATGTCAACTTTTAAGCTTTAGGGTCTTGCGCATAAATTTTACTCATCAGTGCATATAAGTCTGGATGCTTTTTTTTAAATTTTTTAGGTTGATTAAAAAAGTATTCACTAGCTACGCTTAAAAATTCGATTTTACTTGTTGCGCCATAGGGGTTTATGTCTGAGTCATTTTCTTTGATGTCGGTAATCTCTTCGTGCATGGCATTTAACCAAGGTAGTACAAATTGTTGTTGCATTAAACTTTCTGGAATTCCGTCTACAGCACCGTCCGCTTTATCAATTAAGTGCACAAACTCATGAATACCTACATTACTTTTACTTTGCTGTTGACTAAACCCCGCTCGTAAGGCAGACAGTGAAAGTATCATCAAACGGTTCATGGTGCCCGAACCTACTTTCCCTAAAATATTTCTTTTTTCACCTTCAAATTGATGGTCTTCATTAAAGGCGTCCTTATAAAGTAATACTTCGTTGATATTTCGATATCGTAGCCCAGCGAAACCAAAGAGAGGAATTACGGCACTTGATGCTACCAACAATCGATCTGTATCGTCAATTTCCACTTTTACACCTGTAATGCTTACCGTATTAAAAAAATACAAAATTTCTTCCTCAAATCTGAGCTTTTCTGGAGCGGATAAAGCCGCATAAAAATAGACCTTATCGTTTAAAATAGCACTCCAATGCTGATCGAAAGACTTATTTTTAGTCGGTTTTTTACCAAACCAAATATTCCAAAGTAAAATAAACATCAACAAAAAAGGCAATGCCCAAAGAATCCACATGTACATAATTAAAATTTTAAGTGCTGAGTTTTAAGTTAATCACATAAAGTTCAGGTGTCAACTTCAAGCACAAGTTTAAAAAAACACCATCAACAAACAACTATTTATCAGGCTGTATTTCATCAATTAAATTAGACACCAACGAGGTCCATCCCGTTTGGTGTGATGCTCCTATTCCGCGCCCATTATCGCCATCAAAATACTCGTAATACAATATTAAATCTTTAAAATCTTCACGGGCATAAGTTTCTTTATGTAAAGCATGCACAATCCTATCTCCATGTTCATCCTTCTCAAAAATAGCAATCAACCTTTTGCTAATCTCAATACTAATTTCTTGAAGTGTTAGTCGTTTTTTACTCCCCGTAGGGTATTCAAATTTTAAACTATCACCAGCATAGGAATGATATTCTTTTAAGGCTTGAATAAATAAGTAATTCATAGGAAACCAAACTGGTCCACGCCAGTTTGAATTACCCCCAAATAGCGGTGTTGTTGATTCATTAGGTTCATAACTTATACTAAATGTATCGCCATTTATTCCTATATAATAGGGTTTTTCATGAATTTTTGAAAGGGAACGAATACCGAAGGGACTTAAAAATTCTTTTTCGTCTAAAAGCACATTCACTAGAATTTTCATTCTGTCTTTCGGTACTAAAGATAGTAGCAAATCATTGCCGTCTGCAAACTCTTGTACCACCGGGTATTTTAAGCGTTTCATTCTATGGTTTTTAAACCACTGAACTGCTCGTTTAAACTTTGGAAGTTTTTCTAGGGTTTCTTTTTTGATGCAAAGCACGGCCGCAATAGATAACATACCCG
The sequence above is drawn from the Cellulophaga sp. Hel_I_12 genome and encodes:
- a CDS encoding DASS family sodium-coupled anion symporter; this encodes MNLSKKLLSLLLGPLVFIVFLILQPPVGMSSNAFIMVGITLWIAIWWISEAVPIAVTSLLPIILFPATGILNSSETTAAFGDKYVFLYLGGFILAIAIEKWNLHKRMALNIINLIGTNIYRIILGFMVATAFLSMWISNTATAVMMLPMGMSIVSTLKDNPTTDENENSIFGKTLMLSIAYAASIGGIATLIGTPPNLVFAGFVQKTYGIEITFSQWIKFGLPISIVLLGIAWLYLTRVAYTFKQTEFPGGKQEIKRLLLELGPIKKEEKIVFLVFILTALCWITRSFILQKLIPGIDDTVIAITAAVVLFVLPSSKKNKPLIIWSDAIKIPWGIILLFGGGMALATGFETTGLAVWLGNQMGLLEGLSFFLLILIIIAAVNFLTEVTSNLATTAMLMPILAPIALNLNVNPFILMVATTVAASCAFMLPVATPPNAVVFGSGYLKIADMIKAGFWMNLISIILLTLIVYFVLPLLWDLDSFAF
- a CDS encoding zinc-dependent peptidase, whose translation is MYMWILWALPFLLMFILLWNIWFGKKPTKNKSFDQHWSAILNDKVYFYAALSAPEKLRFEEEILYFFNTVSITGVKVEIDDTDRLLVASSAVIPLFGFAGLRYRNINEVLLYKDAFNEDHQFEGEKRNILGKVGSGTMNRLMILSLSALRAGFSQQQSKSNVGIHEFVHLIDKADGAVDGIPESLMQQQFVLPWLNAMHEEITDIKENDSDINPYGATSKIEFLSVASEYFFNQPKKFKKKHPDLYALMSKIYAQDPKA